The Anastrepha obliqua isolate idAnaObli1 chromosome 5, idAnaObli1_1.0, whole genome shotgun sequence DNA window CTAAGGGTATTATTCCCATGAATGCCCATGATATGGAGGAGGCTCTAGAAATGGGGATGGATTGGTCTCTTCGTGAAGGATATGTTTGGGCAGAAGATAAAGAGCATTGCGAAGAATATGGGCGAATGCTAAATGCAGATCCATCCAAGGTTAGTTTACGTGCAAAGAAACGTGGACTACCTCAATTGGGAACGTTAGGTGCTGGCAACCATTATGCAGAGATTCAAATTGTTGACGAAATATATGATAAATGGAGTGCTAGTAAAATGGGTATTGAGGAAAAAGGTCAGGTATGCGTTATGATACACTCGGGTAGTAGAGGATTTGGTCACCAAGTAGCAACAGACGCCTTGGTTCAGATGGAAAAAGCAATGAAACGTGACCAGATTGAGACAAATGATCGGCAATTAGCATGTGCTCGAATAAATTCACAGGAGGGCCAAGATTATTTGAAAGCGATGGCAGCTGCGGCCAATTTTGCTTGGGTTAATCGCAGTTCAATGACTTTCCTCACTCGACAGGCTTTCGCAAAAATGTTCCATACAACTCCAGACGACCTTGATATGCACGTCATTTACGATGTTTCTCATAATATTGCAAAAGTGGAGAATCATATCGTCGATGGAAAAGAGAAGCAATTACTCGTTCATAGGAAGGTAAGTAGTAAATGatttatgtgtgtttgtgtatgctTTTTGATTCCTACTATAATTGCCTTAGGGATCCACACGGGCTTTCCCACCACATCACCCACTTATTCCGGTGGACTATCAACTCACCGGCCAACCTGTATTAGTGGGCGGCACAATGGGCACTTGCAGCTACGTGCTAACTGGTACCGAGAGAGGAATGCATGAAACATTTGGATCTACTTGCCATGGTGCGGTACGTTAAAAttgatataaatttaatttccataTATGAAACTCTTTGTAATTCCCCAGGGGCGTGCATTGTCACGTGCTAAATCCCGACGGAATCTAGACTATAAAGATGTACTTGAAAAGTTAGAAGAAATGGGAATCGCTATACGTGTAGCTTCTCCCAAGCTTGTTATGGAAGAGGCTCCAGAATCCTATAAAGATGTGACTGATGTCGTTGATACATGTCATATTGCTGGTAtaagcaaaaaatgtataaaattacgTCCAATTGCTGTCATTAAAGGTTAGATGGAAAGGTTAATGGTATAAGgtatatttatttgataatgaagaaatttcgtaaaaaaactttacaaattcCTTTAAAACACTTATAATGATGTTTTGCAGTAAATATAAACAGAGTTTATTCGAACTTAATAATAAAACGACACCTAAAAACTATAAACTTAATCAACATTTTTCAAGGGGgggctgttgttgtagcagcatgaaGATtctccatacttacatacggggaatcctgctggagtgacagtccttggccggatataaatccgggtcgtttcggtaccgtagaaccgactgtcgtggaaaagGGGGagcctcttatcagtggcttctcgcacagcttctcgttgcgcactagtaaaacggcgtgtaagattgcggtcgtagtttttacctgaaacaaaagaaaaatattgtcttattcagaaggaTTTCCCGCACataatagactactcttgtataaaaatatgaaaaaatggaacacacaattaattattcaaaaaaaaaagtgctttttttcgtttctttttttctaaaaaggtgttaaataacgttaaaaattattttttttggaattttgttagttaattagttgcgcattttaattatctttatatagattatcggtttgaaactataactggttttgagaaaacgtgtttcaaagtttttagaaagtagacagtatactcacagCTACATACTGTTACTCAGCTGTACCCTCCCCGTAGAGTATTCCCTCAGCTTCCTTGAAAAAGTGGTTTTGGGCCACTTCCTCCCTAAGCGCGTACGAGCCTCTTTAGTTGCCGCAGTAGCGCGCTTGGCCGCGCGCGCCAGTCGATCGTTATCCATCGAGTAGGCTAACATCTTGCACTGCTGGTCTATTGTCACGTTGAGCGAGTCCATCATCATCAATATGGCAGAGTTGCCTTCGTTATAAACCCCAGCAGCAATATACGTTGCATTGTCCAGGGTTTTCTTTCCAGAATTCAGTTGTTTTGGTGCCATACGCCACACCGTGTCGTTGAAGGATTCGTTGGCATTTTGATGACACACACACTCGCTTTTCACAAGAGGAAAATCCTTGCCATATggattagtttttaaaattgatGAGTACGTTGCAGAATCCCCGTCCCCaatgtaatttaaatatttgactCCAAATTTATGTTCTGACCTTTGAAACATATCGAAGCACTATTCCTGAAAAATTTGCGTTTTGGCGGCCGCGAGGCGCGTTTCGTTGATAATTTACTTCCTTTGATCGTGTTCATGATAGGGATGCTCGATGAACATCGatgttcgaaaatttttcattctATACAAAGGCCTtcaatgacaaaaaaatgtacaatgaGCACAAAAGAGGCTTGCTACCTGCTCTAGCCGTATGGAGTGAGCGGCCCGACTCGAGCTCGCTTGACGAGGGACGGTACACAAGCCTGTAACcccgaaatcactttgaattccgctataaaattttagggcatattctcctataatatacatatctatcgattgcattaaaaaaaatcgattttttgaagccgactgataagaggcccccttaagtgaaataaattataaaagcgTTGCTCAtttgtgaaattaaatttaaaaaaacttgtttaagaATTAGTTTAGTCGGAGACAACTACggaaaagtatatttttgctATTCAAAATTGGAACATCGTTATGAGCACTCAATACTAACCTCAGTAGTGGTATGTGAActgaaaattcccaatttttatttaaaaaatatccaaTTAATGGAAAAAGAAGTTTCACGCCTAGTAGTTATCCATGATGTTAAAGCCATCAAAGCAAGGAAGTAACATGGGCAATGGCTGCgttgattttattaatatatgacCACTACAATCTCAGATTTTCCTACCTCTGTTGCAAACAAACCGCTGGCATATCCCTTATTACGTTATCAAAACGGCTGATCCGTCAcccacgacagtcagttctacgaaatcggaacgacccggacttatatccggccaaggactgtcacttagAAGCATTTTCCGTATATGATTTGACAGTGAAATTCGTTGTCTCCACCTATCATTTCTGTTAACAGACCTTTTTTAGCATTATCTAGAGAAGGTGTAGATGTGGGGTCAAAATTCGTTGGAAACCAATCAACGGTTTGATGTTGATCacaccaaggatgatagataatCAGGTTTGGCAATCAGCTAAAAAAACATAGACTGCAACGAAGCAATATAAGAAGAcatgttgattttttcgtatatcaccaacataatctcagttttttcgcaaACAAACCCTTGTCATGACACCGGTTAcgtcagctgattctttcaaatttgctgagatcCGGTTGACGGTCTAACCCTACCTCCTGATTTTTTTTACCATGGGCTATACGTAACTTGTGTGTTCCAGCTGTAATAATTGTGGTAGTGTTACTTTTTATGAGATAACATCACATTCTGCACAATGGTAGCGTCAGGCGTTCTGTCAGtaaaatattgacaattttAAGCTCAGAACAAGCTaaccaatccgtaattaaagaacgagatttcccatacaccCATAcgccaaaatctgagattataaaataatcttagatAATACCATACTTTTTGagatacaaccctgtgttatcgataacttttattacgaatgtaaggagaaacatcaaaataagaaCTAAATGATATAGAccccggcaaagaaaacaggtctgtaaacataattctaataaaatttttgttaaatattatgaattatggattcagtttacagaaaaaagcgtgtgtccataaaggTATTGtcttcttattacttattataaaatgttatataaaatttttcaaccgCAGTAAACGTCGCTTACGAATTTCTTGTTTATTATTATCAGCCAATTGCCCAATTAAATAAgttatttcatttctttgtcttttcttcatatcgttaataataactaaacaaaccaaaaataccGAGGTATAcctccaaaataatttctatgaagaaaagcCCTTCGCAGCAGTATTGACAGCGAATTgacaattttgcaggtaatctgccatatgtgaacgggtagattaaaataaataaataattggtgcgtacacttctgttaggtgtttggccgagctcctcctcctatttgttgtgtgcgtcttgatgttgttccacaaatgggtagattaatttagatttattggtaattaatgcctatgtgaacgtacttttatgTAGCTTATTTATGTTAGACCTTTAGGCGTACAAATAACAACTCTGTCTTTAATTGCATTGGAAAgtgaagtataaaataaaatgtcaattttttctcGATGCTAAATTCTTTGGTATTGTGAAAATCGTTGTGTGATAAGgagtgaaattaaataaaaactaaattatagCAAAAATAGTTGAGTAAATTGTAAAACTTTAGCAAAGTTATAATGCCTGATGTGCTTGTTACCAAAAAGACAAAGCTTATCAATAGGATTTGAACTCTTATGTATATCACATAAATATGAATGGAAAAGGCAACAAAACAgaaatccaaaattatatacaacagTCTAAGGTGAGAATTGTTAAGTTCGCAGCTCCCAACAGTACCTTATTAAAATGGTCTTTTAGCAGGATGTGCCGGAATCAAGAATTGCTAGTGGTTTGCAACCAGAAAGACGCAGTTCCCGTGTTATACATAAGACTGCGACGCTAAATGAAGAGCAGACACTTCGGAAGAGTATAAATACTTGTGCAGTAACTGACAATGGTGATctcaaaaatatgcaatttagTGACACAGAAAGTGACTTCGCAGGATTTGCTTCGGTATCTAGCTCGATTGGTAATAGATCAGAACGCCATTGCGTATTAAAGAAAAGCGTAAGAAAGTTTCTAGAAAGTAATGGCACCATTGAGTTGGAAAGTTTAAACATGAATAATAGTAAATCTTCACAAGACGGACCAAAAGGAGAGCTTTTCGGAGATTGCAAGCGAGTAAGACTGTCAAATAAAGTAGAAGCTGAACTGCACCCAGCTATGAAAAAGGAGAGGAAAAATTTGAGTGATCCAAAAGAGATTGGTAAGTTATATTCAACAAGCCTATATCTTCTTTATTAGTAAAACTATATATAGTTAAACATGAGAGTGTAACGAGTAACTCTACGTTAGCAACTCCCAATTACGTTGT harbors:
- the LOC129247220 gene encoding RNA-splicing ligase RtcB homolog, whose amino-acid sequence is MVVRPYNEELKYLEKISDCCWRIKKEFQPNMKVEGCFYVNSRLERLMLEELKNSCRPGAVGGFLPGVKQIANVAALPGIVGRSIGLPDIHSGYGFAIGNMAAFDMNDPTSIVSPGGVGFDINCGVRLLRTNLFEKDVQPVKEQLAQSLFDHIPVGVGSKGIIPMNAHDMEEALEMGMDWSLREGYVWAEDKEHCEEYGRMLNADPSKVSLRAKKRGLPQLGTLGAGNHYAEIQIVDEIYDKWSASKMGIEEKGQVCVMIHSGSRGFGHQVATDALVQMEKAMKRDQIETNDRQLACARINSQEGQDYLKAMAAAANFAWVNRSSMTFLTRQAFAKMFHTTPDDLDMHVIYDVSHNIAKVENHIVDGKEKQLLVHRKGSTRAFPPHHPLIPVDYQLTGQPVLVGGTMGTCSYVLTGTERGMHETFGSTCHGAGRALSRAKSRRNLDYKDVLEKLEEMGIAIRVASPKLVMEEAPESYKDVTDVVDTCHIAGISKKCIKLRPIAVIKG